Proteins from one Niallia circulans genomic window:
- a CDS encoding YrrS family protein, with translation MSTDTNDNVRSRSENRSKRKKTNIILNGLIILVIALIVFVSYSIFKTKDDNNAEQQNNTNAAKTEETAASEDNAAKTDDDKASDTDSTDEDSTEQKDGDEVITDGGSDSNVIKTIENSSWESVGTAQTGEHTATYSEGVDWNEQVKALAYGTGIDESNMTVWFLGNNNHDPNKSIGTVSTKDKSQKYRVYIEWVDGSGWKPTKVEEIKDLNIR, from the coding sequence TTGAGCACAGACACTAACGATAATGTTCGAAGCAGATCGGAAAATCGATCAAAGAGGAAAAAGACGAATATTATTCTTAATGGCTTGATCATTCTTGTCATAGCATTAATTGTTTTTGTCTCATATTCTATTTTCAAGACAAAAGATGACAACAATGCAGAACAGCAAAATAACACAAACGCAGCTAAAACGGAAGAGACTGCTGCGAGTGAGGATAATGCTGCAAAAACGGACGATGACAAAGCCTCTGACACGGACAGCACAGATGAAGATTCGACAGAGCAAAAAGACGGGGATGAAGTCATTACAGATGGAGGCAGTGATTCAAACGTTATTAAAACGATTGAAAATTCATCATGGGAGTCTGTTGGCACAGCGCAAACTGGTGAACATACTGCTACCTACTCAGAAGGCGTTGATTGGAATGAGCAGGTAAAAGCACTTGCATATGGAACAGGAATTGACGAAAGCAATATGACTGTCTGGTTCTTAGGCAATAACAATCACGACCCTAATAAATCAATCGGCACTGTATCAACAAAAGATAAAAGTCAAAAATATCGTGTATATATTGAATGGGTAGACGGCAGCGGCTGGAAGCCAACTAAGGTAGAAGAAATTAAAGACTTGAATATCCGTTAA
- a CDS encoding DUF2536 family protein, with protein sequence MNFQLDIIQDKVEFFEGESLKTIEKRISEQIEINKGILLSVHSVNHQTTLQENGRPYHTVMVHFKIKK encoded by the coding sequence ATGAATTTTCAGCTTGATATTATCCAAGACAAAGTCGAGTTTTTTGAAGGAGAAAGCCTAAAAACGATTGAAAAAAGAATTTCTGAGCAAATCGAAATAAACAAAGGTATTCTGCTTTCTGTGCATTCTGTCAATCATCAGACAACACTTCAAGAAAACGGCAGACCGTACCATACGGTTATGGTCCATTTTAAAATAAAAAAATAA
- a CDS encoding class I SAM-dependent DNA methyltransferase yields MGKEFIEIFEKWADTYDVSLTNDIEYKEVFRGYEQILESVANRAFGEVVEFGPGTGNLTAKLLEQGLSVTGIEPSPAMRKLADEKLNGKAVVKDGDFLSFTIEKKPDVFVSTYAFHHLTDKEKAEAITLYSNLLSSSGKIVFADTMFRSEEEYEKAKAAASQSGFHNLAADLAREYYSTIPKLKGMLEENDFTATFTRLNEFVWIMEGIKVQ; encoded by the coding sequence ATGGGAAAGGAATTCATTGAAATTTTTGAAAAATGGGCGGACACTTACGATGTTAGCTTAACAAATGATATTGAATACAAAGAAGTGTTTCGCGGCTATGAGCAAATATTAGAAAGTGTTGCAAATAGAGCTTTCGGTGAAGTTGTTGAATTTGGACCAGGAACAGGAAATCTTACTGCAAAGCTGTTAGAGCAAGGATTGTCTGTGACAGGAATAGAACCTTCCCCTGCGATGCGAAAATTAGCGGACGAAAAGCTCAACGGGAAAGCAGTCGTGAAGGATGGGGACTTTCTTTCCTTTACTATAGAGAAAAAACCAGATGTTTTTGTCAGTACGTATGCTTTTCATCATTTAACAGATAAAGAAAAAGCAGAAGCCATTACTCTTTATAGTAATTTACTGTCGTCATCTGGTAAAATAGTTTTTGCGGATACAATGTTTCGTTCCGAAGAAGAATATGAAAAAGCAAAAGCAGCCGCTTCACAAAGCGGATTTCATAACCTTGCAGCAGACTTAGCACGTGAATATTATTCCACCATCCCGAAGCTTAAGGGGATGTTAGAGGAAAATGACTTCACGGCCACATTTACTCGTTTAAATGAGTTTGTCTGGATCATGGAAGGAATAAAAGTGCAGTAA
- the mtnN gene encoding 5'-methylthioadenosine/S-adenosylhomocysteine nucleosidase, translating into MRIAIIGAMEEEVSILREQMENKKEQTIAGFQFIEGSLAGKEVVLLRSGIGKVNAAMSTTILMQAYKPDYLINTGSAGGLNPDLNVGDVVISSEVRHHDVDATIFGYEYGQVPQMPASFAADSSLIHIAEESAKEIGEYAVVRGLITTGDSFINDPARADFIKSKFTGLQAVEMEAAAIAQVAYKHEIPFVIIRSLSDIAGKESHLSFDQYLEKAAVHSANLVVGIVKKMK; encoded by the coding sequence TTGAGAATAGCAATTATCGGAGCAATGGAAGAAGAAGTTTCTATACTAAGGGAACAAATGGAGAATAAAAAGGAGCAGACAATCGCTGGTTTTCAATTTATTGAAGGTAGTTTGGCTGGCAAGGAAGTAGTTCTGCTGCGTTCAGGCATTGGCAAGGTCAATGCTGCAATGAGCACAACGATTCTAATGCAGGCTTACAAACCGGATTATCTAATTAATACAGGATCAGCAGGTGGATTAAATCCTGACTTGAATGTTGGCGATGTTGTCATTTCAAGTGAAGTAAGACATCATGATGTAGATGCTACTATCTTCGGCTATGAATATGGTCAAGTGCCACAAATGCCTGCAAGCTTTGCAGCAGATAGTAGTTTAATTCATATAGCAGAGGAAAGCGCCAAGGAAATTGGCGAATATGCCGTTGTTAGAGGGCTTATCACAACAGGAGATTCCTTTATTAACGACCCTGCGAGAGCGGACTTTATTAAATCAAAATTCACTGGGCTTCAAGCAGTTGAAATGGAAGCTGCCGCAATAGCACAAGTTGCATATAAGCATGAAATTCCATTTGTGATTATCCGTTCCTTGTCTGATATTGCGGGCAAAGAGTCGCATCTATCTTTTGATCAATACTTGGAGAAGGCAGCAGTTCATTCAGCGAACTTAGTAGTTGGAATTGTTAAGAAAATGAAGTAA
- a CDS encoding PLP-dependent cysteine synthase family protein, producing the protein MRVYNNVHQLIGNTPMVEITHFLLPNHVRIFAKLEFYNPGGSIKDRLGLELIKDAIESGKLTKGGTIIEPTAGNTGIGLALAALNQDVNVIVCVPEKFSIEKQQIMKALGAEIIHTPTLKGMAGAIAKAKELQKSIPGSFLPGQFENPANPDTYYKTLGPEIWEQLDGEIDIFVAGAGTGGTFMGTARYLKDQKSTIKTVIVEPEGSILNGGDAGSHKTEGIGMEFLPSYMDTAYFDAVHTVSDADAFQKVKDAAIKEGLLVGSSSGAALHAALLEAEAATPGTNIVVVFPDSSDRYISKKIFEGGI; encoded by the coding sequence ATGAGAGTTTACAACAATGTGCATCAACTTATTGGCAATACGCCAATGGTTGAAATAACCCATTTTCTTTTGCCGAATCATGTTCGTATATTTGCGAAGCTAGAGTTTTATAATCCGGGCGGAAGCATAAAAGATAGACTTGGGCTTGAATTAATCAAGGATGCTATTGAGAGTGGAAAGCTGACAAAAGGTGGAACAATCATTGAACCTACTGCAGGAAACACAGGAATAGGTCTGGCTCTCGCTGCATTAAATCAAGATGTGAACGTAATTGTGTGTGTGCCCGAAAAGTTCAGCATCGAGAAACAGCAAATTATGAAGGCTTTAGGTGCGGAAATTATTCATACGCCAACGCTTAAGGGCATGGCTGGAGCAATTGCAAAGGCAAAAGAACTGCAAAAAAGCATTCCAGGCTCCTTCCTGCCAGGTCAATTTGAAAATCCAGCAAATCCAGATACTTATTACAAAACACTAGGACCGGAAATTTGGGAGCAGCTTGATGGAGAGATAGATATTTTTGTTGCTGGTGCTGGTACTGGTGGTACCTTTATGGGAACAGCCAGATACTTAAAAGACCAAAAAAGCACAATAAAAACAGTTATCGTAGAGCCAGAAGGATCTATCCTGAATGGCGGAGATGCTGGGTCACATAAAACAGAGGGTATTGGAATGGAATTTCTGCCTAGCTATATGGACACTGCATATTTTGATGCAGTTCATACAGTAAGTGATGCAGATGCCTTTCAAAAGGTAAAGGATGCGGCTATAAAAGAAGGCTTGTTAGTGGGCAGTTCCTCAGGGGCCGCCTTGCATGCTGCCTTATTGGAGGCAGAAGCTGCTACACCAGGAACAAATATTGTCGTTGTGTTTCCAGACAGCAGCGACCGGTATATAAGCAAGAAGATATTTGAAGGAGGAATATAA
- a CDS encoding bifunctional cystathionine gamma-lyase/homocysteine desulfhydrase: protein MKRKTRLIHGGIPGDPHTGAVNVPIYQVSTYKQDGIGNHQGFEYSRTGNPTRHALEELIKDLEHGTRGFAFSSGMAAITAVIMLFKQGDHLLITDDVYGGTFRVITKVLNKFGIEATFIDTSDIDNIKEAVQENTVALYIETPTNPLLKITDISAASFAAKELGLLTIVDNTFSTPYWQTPLTLGADIVLHSATKYLGGHSDVVSGLVAVKNEKLGEDLHFIQNSTGGVLGPQDSWLLIRGMKTLGIRMEEHEKSAKEIVAFLEKHPAVSKVYYPGLESHPNHEISKKQALGFGGMISFDVGSEANADKLLSKLKYFTLAESLGAVESLISVPAKMTHASIPQERRAELGITDGLVRISVGLEDIEDLLEDLEQALT, encoded by the coding sequence ATGAAACGTAAAACGAGACTTATCCATGGTGGAATACCTGGAGACCCACATACAGGTGCTGTCAATGTCCCAATTTATCAGGTTAGTACTTATAAACAGGATGGAATTGGAAATCATCAAGGCTTTGAATATTCTCGAACAGGAAACCCTACTCGTCACGCACTAGAGGAGCTTATAAAGGATTTAGAGCATGGCACAAGAGGATTTGCCTTTAGCTCTGGAATGGCAGCCATTACAGCTGTTATCATGCTGTTTAAACAAGGTGATCACCTGTTAATAACAGATGATGTTTACGGAGGAACATTCCGTGTCATAACAAAGGTGCTTAATAAATTTGGAATTGAAGCAACTTTTATAGATACAAGCGATATTGACAATATAAAAGAAGCAGTTCAGGAAAATACGGTTGCCCTTTATATTGAAACACCGACAAACCCGCTGTTGAAAATTACAGATATTTCAGCAGCATCCTTTGCAGCCAAGGAACTAGGCCTGTTAACGATTGTGGACAATACGTTCTCCACACCATATTGGCAAACGCCATTAACACTCGGTGCTGATATTGTCCTGCATAGTGCCACAAAATATTTAGGCGGACATAGTGATGTCGTATCAGGGCTTGTAGCAGTGAAAAATGAAAAATTAGGCGAAGATCTGCATTTTATCCAAAACTCAACAGGAGGAGTGCTTGGACCGCAAGATTCTTGGTTGTTGATTCGTGGAATGAAGACTTTAGGAATCAGAATGGAAGAGCACGAAAAAAGCGCAAAAGAGATTGTTGCTTTTTTAGAAAAGCACCCAGCAGTATCAAAGGTTTATTATCCTGGGCTTGAATCACATCCAAATCATGAAATCAGCAAAAAGCAAGCACTTGGATTCGGCGGCATGATCAGCTTTGATGTCGGCAGTGAAGCAAATGCTGATAAGCTTCTCAGCAAATTGAAGTATTTTACTTTAGCAGAAAGTCTTGGCGCAGTCGAAAGCTTAATATCCGTACCTGCAAAAATGACACATGCATCCATACCACAGGAAAGAAGAGCAGAGCTTGGTATTACCGACGGCCTTGTCCGCATTTCCGTTGGACTTGAAGATATCGAGGACTTATTGGAGGACTTAGAACAGGCGTTAACATAA
- a CDS encoding YrhC family protein: protein MEKTLKDLSGRLADYKRFAIVLLAVGVFFYLGVIIPAVHQVKWHDEAMTITSAVTLSASIFFFAKVKKFRKMISDMTDDDM from the coding sequence TTGGAAAAGACGTTGAAGGACTTGTCGGGGAGATTAGCGGATTACAAACGATTTGCGATTGTTTTGTTGGCTGTTGGGGTCTTTTTTTATTTAGGAGTCATTATACCAGCTGTGCATCAAGTTAAATGGCATGATGAAGCTATGACAATTACATCAGCAGTTACTTTATCAGCATCCATTTTCTTTTTTGCAAAAGTGAAGAAGTTCAGAAAAATGATCAGCGACATGACAGATGACGATATGTAA